GTTTCTTTTAACTCTTGTTCGTAACGTCGACGTTCCAGGTCGCGACGCTCTTGGCTGAACCAAGGCGCCGACAGCTGAATGGTCGCCACGGTAGCCCCGACCAGCATAATTCCCCACGGCTGGAGGAACGTCCAGAACGTCGAGAGAATCGCGGCCCAGGCCACAAATACACCCGTGTGCCAGATGCTCAGCCAGTTGGTCCGCAGCGGATCGGCCAGTTTCCACCAGCGTGGCACCAGGAAGACCAGTCCGAAGTACATCATCAAGCTGCCGATCGATGCCGAGGCACTCATTCCGCCCAGACCAAACCACCCCTTCGAGGCGGCTCCGATCGAGAGCGTTTCCATTGGCAAGATAAACAGTCCGATCCAGGCCGCGACGCCACACAAGATGCCGATCAACATCATCACGATCCGCCGGGCAGCCTGATCACCAGGCTTGTCTTCCCAGAACTTCGCGGTGATCAACACCGACCAGGTTGTCACGATCGTCAGGCCTGCGAAGAAGACATACGCAGGTCCCAGCGTTACGATCGCCGATTTGGTCAGCGCGGCTTCGCCTTCCGAAATCAACAGCAGCACGAACGAAACCAAGACCGCCATGATGCCGCTGACAATCAGCGAGCCCAGCAGTTCTTGAATCCGTTGCCTTGGTGTTCGGATGGCAAACGCGGCCCGTTCGCGATCTTTTCGCTTGGGATGCCACATCGCATCTTGCGAGGCACGATACTTTCGCTTCATCGCTTCCGGATGATAACGACCGCTCGAGTCTTTTTTAACCGGCTTACCATCGCCCCCAGGGACGTCCTCTTGGAAGAGCTTTACCATCTGGCGAACCATCAGGTAAGCCATGTAAAACGCTCCACCGACCAAAGCGACCGGCACCAGGTACGAAAGGTTGGCGACCAGGCCGAACGCGATCGCGGTCAGCACGACCACTTTGATGGGCAAGCTGGTGTTGTTGTGATTCCACCAGGTCTTGAATTTGCTGGTCAAGCTTCCGACCGCCATGGCGATCGGTTCGTCGTCCAGTGAACTCTTCGGTACCGGAGCTTCGACATAGCCGATCTTCGCTTTGACTTCCGTAGCCACGGCTGGCTGGACAGACTTGGCCGCCGATGTTGGTACCGACGTGTCGACGGTCGAGACTGCCGCGGTTGTCGACACTTTCAAGCCAAGTTGTTCCAGCATCTCTTCGGCCGAGTTCGTCCGTTTCTCGGGATCTTTCTCCAGAGCGGCAGCGACGACCGATCGATAAGGCTCGGCCAGGTCGCCCAAGTCAGGGCTGGCGGTCAGATGCTTCATGATGATTTCCTGGCTGCTTTCCCCTTCAAAGGGAACGCGGCCGGTCAGCATCTCGAACAGGATGATCCCCAAGGCATAGACGTCGATCTCGCGACCGTAGCGTCCCTGGCCAATTTCCGGGGCCATATAGTGGAACGTGCCAACGCTTTCCGTCTGTCCGCTGCGGCGACTGACCGAGATAAATTTCGACAGGCCATAGTCACCAATTTTGACGGTGCCTTGGTCGTTGAAGATGTTGCCTGGCTTCAAGTCGCGGTGAACAATACCGTGGTCATGTAGGTAGTTGACCGCCGAAGCGATCGACTTGAACCACGACAAGGCATCTTCCCGCGGCATGCCGTTGGGATGGCGTTCGATGAAATCTTGCAGGCTGTCGCCATGGACATATTCCATGACAATCCAGCCCTCGCCTTCGCTGTCGTAACGGATGTCGAAGAGCGCGACGAGATGCGGGTGCTTGAGATTCAAGCAATGCTTGGCGCCCCGCATTTCAATTTCCAGATTACGCTGGATGTGCTTCAGTGCGACTTCTTTGCCGGAATCGGTGGTCGCATAGTAGACTTCGCCAAAACCTCCGGCCCCGATGCCACGTTTGATGGTATAGCCATCTAACGGAGTGGAACCGCTCTTGTAAGTAAACCGCATAGGGCTTTCTTTCGGTTTGACGAATTTCGCAGGGCCGACTTCATCGTCCCCGGGTTGGTTGTCCGGAGTAACGGCGGCTGCCGACTGGTTCATGGTCTAGTCCCTGGCCAATGGATTAAGTGATGCGTTAAGGCAAACTTCGCGGGGCTGACTTCCAGGGGGGAAACAGCCGAGTCGCGAATCGCTCGCCCTCTTCATGCTCGAGCCAACGGCTCGATGCAGAACGAAACTTCTTCTCCTTGGACCGACTCTCCTATCTTGATCGATGAGGCAGGCTGGGTCGAATCGCTTTGAAATAAAGGCAATTTCGACTTCAGCTGCAATTTGCTTCCGAGCCGGTAAACAACGACATCCTGCTGCCATTTGGGGCAGACAATATGATTGTTCGATTTCGACCCCATCAGCAGCGAATCGGCCAGCAGCACAATGCCATCGGCGGCCGGTTCGGTACGATGCCGGCTGATGATGTGCAGCACGGCCGAGGTGCTTAACGGGTGCGGCTGCGTGAATTGGACCTTCACGCCACGCCCCAGGGTCATGATGTCGCGACTGCGGAGCAGGGTAGGCCCCTGGATCGATTGATCGTTGACCTTTACTTCGGATAAAGGCTCCACGATGTATTCGTCGCCAGATCGTTTGATGGCGGCATGGCGACGGCTGATGTCTCCCATGATCGGAATATCGACCTGGGATGAAGCCATCGCCTGACCAATATTAATCCGATCGGCCAGCAGCAGCATGTAGCCGCCGACTCCATCGATCCACATTTGCAGGCGGTCGCTCACATTCCCCCTTCGATACGCGAAATTGGGCTCTACAACTGACATTCGCTCTTATCTCGTACCTACAGCCAACAGTTTATCAAAAGGTCGGTCCTCTCGAGTGCATTACTATTCGTCCCCGGCGGGGAAATATTGGAAGCTGGCGTCGATATTGTTACCAGGCGGCAGCTCCCCAGGTTTCGGCGATGCGATCATTGGCCTGGGGCGTTCCATCGATGGGCCTGCGCGTGCCGAGATGGCGATCGACTTTGTCCAAGTCGTCGCCATCCCGTTCTCGCTGGAGATCTTCAAGGGTCGTTCCGTGCCCTAGTTGAGCTGCGACAGCTCGATTCGCTTGGTCAGCTGTTCGCTGGCCTTGGTGTCGATTTCGACCAGTTCTTCGTCTGCTTCGAGCTCGATTTCGAGACCGAAGTAGCTGGCGACTTCCTGGCTGATGTCAGCATCGACCTGTTCGTCCAGTTGGATTTCGCCGGCCAATTCACCGTCGACATCGACCATGCGTTCCGCCACGTCGATCCGGGTGCGGATCTCGTCGATCAGACGCTTGGTCTTCGACAGATGGCTGTCGTCGAAGGCAAACTTGCTCGAGGTCTGGGCGACTTCCACCATCTTCTGACGAGCTTCCAGGTTCTCGACGTCAACTTCCAACTGACGACGAGCGGTCAGCATGCCATCGAGCTTGGCTCGTGCGGCATCCAAACCTTGCTGACGAGCACGCAGAATGCTTTCCAGCTTCACGCGGGTCGCATCCTGGGTCTTGAAGCGTTCAAAACGGCCAGCCAGGTCGGTCTGGACGGCGTTTCGGCTGTACGAATGACCGGCATAGGTGAAGTGGGTACTGCCACTATCCAGGTCGTTCTTCAGACGAACGATGTCGGTCTTGCTCGAAACGAGCTTCTCTTCCATGTCGTTCAGTCGACCTTCGAGACGTTCGACTTCGACTTCTTCCTTAGCAATCAGATGCATGTTTCGGCGAATCTCTGGGGTGAGATCCGTAATCATCTTGCGGGCCCGATCGAGCTCGAACTCGACAGGGACGTTGTTCTTCACGCTGTCTTTCAGTCGGCTGGCCGACGTCGAGATGTAGCTAAATGCGTCGGTTCCAAACAGGAGACCAACGAGCAATGCGGCACCAGCACCAGTGCATGCGAGTTTTCTGACCATGACTCAACCCTCTCAACAAATAAACGGAATGACCCTCGAACTTTTCCTGCTCGGCACACCCTTCTGGATCACAAAGGTCTGCGTGACCGAGCGGCTAACTTGCAGGCATAGATAGGAGTTCGCCGCCGATTTGCCGATCTTTGGATTTTTTTCCCGTTTTTTGACATGCTGTCAGCGGGACCGGTGACGAGAGCAGAAATAGGCCTTAAATAGACGCTTCACCCAGATGGGGCGTTTTGGGAACGATCGGGCATAATGCCCCTCCCAAGCCCCTTAGTGCTAGCGGAAAGCTGCGGTAAAACGCTGACTGGCCCTCAAAAGGTGGGACAGTTAGGATGGCAGTTGGTGAGAAAAGTGTTGATGAAAATGGCAGTCGTTGCCTTAAGACCACACACTATCGCCGGCGGCCAACCGCAAAATGAAATGGGCCGAGAAGCCCCAACTAATTGAAAAATTTCACCTTAGGAAAGAATCGCGACGCCCCATTAAGAAATTGTGCGAACTTGGCACCATGGTTGCGGTGTCATGTTGTGACCTGAAGCCGTCCACTTAACGAGCAGTTTGATCACCATGCAAACGGCTCGATCGGTAAGGAGATTTCCAATGGATCACTCGACGCCATTCAAACTGGTTCACGAACCACCAAAGAACCCTGAGGGGAACTTTGTGGTCTACCAGCCACTCCCCGAAGATTCGCTGGCTCTGTTGTCGGATTGGATGGATCACGCTCTAGAGATCCTGGAAGAGGAAAACGCTAAGTTCGTGTCGCCTATTTCCAATCGCAAGAACTTGGTCAGCCAACGATAGACTCGGGCTAAAAACTATACCGCAGTGCTAATTACCGGCCGTTCTCCGGGGCGGCCGATACAACTGCCGGACCATTCTTCGCTGAGTTCTCAGCCTGCCGGGTTACCGGTCTTCCCTTAAGACCCATCAAGACCACACCCAGCACCGTAAGCACCACGCCAAACGCCAGGTTGATGGTGAATGCTTCGTGGAAGATCATCACTCCAGCCAATGCCGAAAGCGGATTTTGCAGCGAGTTCGCCGCGTTACCGATGTTCACAGGGGCATAGCGAAACGATAACGTCAGGGCCACGAACGCTGCGGCGTTCAACAGACCGGCGACCAGCAGCACGCCATATTGGGGCAATGTGGTACTGGCGATTTGATCAAATCCGGCGGTGAAATAACCTAGCGGCCCTAGAATCACCATCCCGACGCAGCAAATCAACGACGTGCTGAGCGCCATACTGACCTCGCGCGAAACCCCTCGGCGGATAGCCACGCTTAAGAAAGCATAAGAAATGCCGGCTACCATCGGAGCGAAAATACCCGCAACAATCAGCGTCCAGCCGGTTTGATGATGGACGACCGATTGAATTGCTCCTCGGCCCGCCAGACTGAGCGAAACAAGCGCTAATACCAGTGAGAAAGTTCCCCAGGCCTGCCAACGCGTCAGCGATTCCTGAAGCAGCAACTTGCTGATAACAACCCCCACTACGATCATCGTCCCCAGACAAAGGGGAACGCTCATCGCGACTCCGACCACGCCGAAGCTCCACTGCAGGGTCGCATTCCCCAAAAGCTGGCTGGAAGTCGCGGCAGCGATCAGAATCAACAGAGACGATACCTTCGGGAAGGGGGACCGACCGGTCCAGACTTGCCAGATAGCGACCGGGCCAAAGATCGCGACCGTCGGAATCGCTTTCAGAAACGAAACCCAAATCGGATCAAGGTCGGTCAGCCAACGCAAACAAACGTTCGCCAGCGAGTACCCCACCGCAGCTAAAACACCGCAAAAGAGGCCGAGCCAATCGCTCGTTGAGGTTCGCTCAGTCATACGGTTCCAGGGAAATCGGTCATTTGTTACCGCAGACCTGTGGTCGACATTCGCAGGTCTACGGTCTATTCTGTCGGGGGTATGGGATAGGGAATGGCCATGAATGACACAATTACCCATCATCTGATTCGACAACTACATCGCTCGCCGTGGCGAATGACGGCTGTCGTTACCGGCGGGGGAAGCGAAGCCCTCAGCCAACTGCTGAGCGTGCCTGGTGCGTCGGACACCGTGCTTGAAGCCATCATTCCGTACTCGGCGGCTTCCCTCGAAGACTTTCTCCACTTCAAGCCCACCCATTATTGCAGTCGAGCCACAGCCCAGGCCATGGCCATGCGGTCCTTTTTCCGGGCTCGGGAATTGCAATCTCGAATTTCTCCCACAGATATTGATGACATGCACCTGGTGGGGATTGGCTGCAGTGCCAGTTTGCGTAGTCTACGCCCCAAAAAAGGAGAGCACCGCGTTCACATCGCCGTGCAAACCGCCACCACCAGCAGCATTGCGTCGTTGGTCTTAACGAAAGACACGCGTGACCGCGGCCGCGAAGAGAACGTCGTTGCGGCGCTGCTCCTCAATCGGTTGGCCGATGCGACCGGCATCAGCGACCGCATTCCGCTGGATCTGCTGCCTGGCGAACGCGTCGACGAAACGGCCGCTGTCGCGTGGCCATCGTGGACCGAGCTGATGCTGGGCCAGCGTTATGCGGCCTGCGTTCCGCGGGCACTCGAAGAAAACACGACCGAAGACTTTCGTGGCGTGCTTTTCCCCGGTGCTTTTAATCCACTGCACGAAGGTCATATCCGCATGGCCGAGATCGCCGAAAAATTGACCGGGCATCCAGTCGACTTCGAGATCTCAATCGAAAACGTCGACAAGCCACCGCTCGATTTCTTCTCGATCCAGTCGCGTGCCCGGCAGTTCGATGGCCCGCTACGCTGTTGGCTGACCCGCGCTCCGACCTTTCTGGAGAAGTCGAAGATCTTCCCGGAAGCGACGTTTGTCGTGGGTGCCGATACGATCGTGCGAATTGCCGAACCACGCTACTACGACGACTCGCCCCAGCTTCGAGATGCCGCGTTGGAAGAGTTTCGCCAGCAAAACTGCCGCTTCCTGGTCTTCCCTCGGGTCGTCGACGAAGACTTCCAGGCCTTCGAAGACCTGACCCTGCCGCCAGCTTTGGCCAATTTGTGCCAGCCAGTCCCTGCTTCGGAGTTTCGGATGGATATCTCCTCTTCCGAGATTCGTAGTGGGGGTAAATAGCGCAAAGCTTCTCAATCGAACCAACACTCCACACGTTCTCCAATCCGATAGCTCGGGTAACTAGGCGATTCTGCCGCTTTGCCACCGGGCCAGTTGGCGACCGTCGGCAGTAGGAGTTGGATCTATTCAACCTTACACGCGAGATGCGCTTAACAATGGGGCCGATTGCGGCTGTAAGCTCCCTTTCTTATGATTGAGGTCGCTCGGCATCTACCAGCCGTACTGTCCCCTGAATATGAAGGCCGAAACATGACCACCGCTCCCCATATCGAACCAGGCAAAGAGACTCTGCCGCTCTTCTGTGGTGTGGACGTGGGTGGCACGAATATCAAGATCGGCCTGGTCGACGATCACGGCAACACGGTCCAGTACAAGAAGATCCCGACTAACGAGACCGAAGGTCCTCAGCGGTACATGGAGCGATCGACCGAAGTCATCCGAGAGATGATGAAGGCGATTAACCGGCCGATGAGCGACATCACCGCCATCGGTCTCGCCACGCCCGGCACGATGGACATTGCCGGCGGGATGCTGCTGGAACCCCACAATCTGCCGAACTCTTACAACTTTCCGATCCGCGATTGCCTGTCGAAGCTGACCGGCCGGCCGGTGATCTACGCCAACGATGCCAACGCGGCCGCGTTCGGCGAATATTGGCTGGGCTCGGGCAAAGAATTCCGCAGCATCGTCCTGCTGACCCTGGGCACTGGCGTCGGTGGTGGCATTATTGTGGAAGACCTGCTGATCGATGGTGAACATAGCCATGGCGGCGAGTTGGGTCATATCATCATCGATT
This genomic interval from Bremerella sp. JC817 contains the following:
- a CDS encoding serine/threonine-protein kinase; the protein is MNQSAAAVTPDNQPGDDEVGPAKFVKPKESPMRFTYKSGSTPLDGYTIKRGIGAGGFGEVYYATTDSGKEVALKHIQRNLEIEMRGAKHCLNLKHPHLVALFDIRYDSEGEGWIVMEYVHGDSLQDFIERHPNGMPREDALSWFKSIASAVNYLHDHGIVHRDLKPGNIFNDQGTVKIGDYGLSKFISVSRRSGQTESVGTFHYMAPEIGQGRYGREIDVYALGIILFEMLTGRVPFEGESSQEIIMKHLTASPDLGDLAEPYRSVVAAALEKDPEKRTNSAEEMLEQLGLKVSTTAAVSTVDTSVPTSAAKSVQPAVATEVKAKIGYVEAPVPKSSLDDEPIAMAVGSLTSKFKTWWNHNNTSLPIKVVVLTAIAFGLVANLSYLVPVALVGGAFYMAYLMVRQMVKLFQEDVPGGDGKPVKKDSSGRYHPEAMKRKYRASQDAMWHPKRKDRERAAFAIRTPRQRIQELLGSLIVSGIMAVLVSFVLLLISEGEAALTKSAIVTLGPAYVFFAGLTIVTTWSVLITAKFWEDKPGDQAARRIVMMLIGILCGVAAWIGLFILPMETLSIGAASKGWFGLGGMSASASIGSLMMYFGLVFLVPRWWKLADPLRTNWLSIWHTGVFVAWAAILSTFWTFLQPWGIMLVGATVATIQLSAPWFSQERRDLERRRYEQELKETTSRDQ
- a CDS encoding FHA domain-containing protein, producing the protein MSDRLQMWIDGVGGYMLLLADRINIGQAMASSQVDIPIMGDISRRHAAIKRSGDEYIVEPLSEVKVNDQSIQGPTLLRSRDIMTLGRGVKVQFTQPHPLSTSAVLHIISRHRTEPAADGIVLLADSLLMGSKSNNHIVCPKWQQDVVVYRLGSKLQLKSKLPLFQSDSTQPASSIKIGESVQGEEVSFCIEPLARA
- a CDS encoding EamA family transporter, with the protein product MTERTSTSDWLGLFCGVLAAVGYSLANVCLRWLTDLDPIWVSFLKAIPTVAIFGPVAIWQVWTGRSPFPKVSSLLILIAAATSSQLLGNATLQWSFGVVGVAMSVPLCLGTMIVVGVVISKLLLQESLTRWQAWGTFSLVLALVSLSLAGRGAIQSVVHHQTGWTLIVAGIFAPMVAGISYAFLSVAIRRGVSREVSMALSTSLICCVGMVILGPLGYFTAGFDQIASTTLPQYGVLLVAGLLNAAAFVALTLSFRYAPVNIGNAANSLQNPLSALAGVMIFHEAFTINLAFGVVLTVLGVVLMGLKGRPVTRQAENSAKNGPAVVSAAPENGR
- a CDS encoding ROK family protein; amino-acid sequence: MTTAPHIEPGKETLPLFCGVDVGGTNIKIGLVDDHGNTVQYKKIPTNETEGPQRYMERSTEVIREMMKAINRPMSDITAIGLATPGTMDIAGGMLLEPHNLPNSYNFPIRDCLSKLTGRPVIYANDANAAAFGEYWLGSGKEFRSIVLLTLGTGVGGGIIVEDLLIDGEHSHGGELGHIIIDFSETARTIPTGQRGHLEAYASGTAIIKRTAEALQGDLQKESSLHARIDAGEKLTPLMVAEEAEKDDSLSLHIVMETARYLGIGIVSLMHTIDPGAVILGGAINFGGHDTELGCKFLDRVRQEVKARAFPVPAQKTVVDFARLGGDAGYLGAAGKARVVAHRDSLTG